A window of Glycine soja cultivar W05 chromosome 2, ASM419377v2, whole genome shotgun sequence genomic DNA:
GTCGAGTTTGTAGAGGTATAAGTATATCTCTTTCAATTTTATTCTTCACCTTTTTCTCCGAATAAAAGCTTCTGATAGAGAGGcatcaaattaaataagatatattttttggtattgaatttttttttcaatttttttgttattttagatGTCATGCACACATAAATGATATTCACAAATCCATtgtaactaaatatttttttataaaaaaaaacagatccACTTTGATTCATGAATGATCGTTTTAAGGTGAGATCAAAGATAAAGACTaggtaatttttgttttaatatgaaaaagttTAAGTAAGTTAGGATGCAGGAATTCACTAAAATTAGGACAGACCACAAGACTTAAAAAGAATACTTAAATAAATACTTACATATTACCCATAACACAAGGTTTTCACATCGACAACAGAATCAAACTTTACCAACCTTTATTGGTTGAGACTGAGTAATTAAGCCATTGCAATGAATTGAACATATATTGAATATATGTAATGTCCTTAATTTTCATTCTCTCCTTATCTCAGGTATTCAAGCCTATTGATAAAAACTTGTTTGGGAGGTCTAATATCAGACTTTTTAATAATCCAAGCATTCCATTGACAAATAGATCTAGTTGGTTGACAGTTGTTTTATATACATGCAATTTGTTACAACAATGATACACTAATATTGAATGAAGGGCTTTTGTTTTGCCCTAGACTCAATTTCTTTTGGCAATAATGCTGCTAGTCTGATTTTAGGTGTTGTCATGCAGCCTCTCGTCTGTCCTTTCTCCATTCCCATGGCTTCTCAGGATTTTTTGAAGCCCATAATCCAACACGCTTTGCTCTGGCTTGTTTTTCCCACTAACACCATAAGAACTTACGAAAGTTAGCTTTGAACTATGATGAAAGAACCAGAACAACATGGGTTAGTACTTACTGTTTCCAGTTCCGGTCGTTTGTCATATGCTACGTAGTGCCATGCTAAACCTTTCTTTAACATCATTTCCTTTGTCACAACAGAAAAGCAAGATGAGAAACTTAGAAAGTAGAAACATTTATAGATTAAGAGCAAGATGACAACATGTACACATAAAATGAATACCTGTACAAAAATGCCATTACAATAGATATCACCTACAGAACGACCATAACGATCTTCCTCATAAACAAGGATCCTCAAAGGCTTGCCTTGAACAATCTTGGTCAGTTCAGTTTTAGCTTCCTTTCCATATGGCATTGCACTTTCTGGTGCATCAATTCCCCTATTTTGTTTCCAGGGTTCATTAGTGTCTCCCACAACAACAACTTAAACACTCTAACACTAGTGCTTGTAGAGTCATTACCTTAACCGAATCCTATACTTCTTGGCTAGAATTTCCTCGTTTTGAACCGGAATCACCCTAAGTAAGCaaacaattagaaaaaaaaatttggagcATTGGAATCATAGATATAAGGAATTGGAAAACTACAAACGAACCGATATCCTGAATCAATGATCTGTTTGTGCAATGCATCCGCTTCTGTAAAGTTCCTTCGTGCACGCGCTTCTGATCTTCGCACGGCTGCTGCATGCACATTTCCAGGGACAAATGCTGATTCCCTGGGGTCTGTTGTGCTAACATACACAGTTATAGTGTCTCCATCTGCTACTGCCTTTGCATCAACCTAGTCCCATTGAGAATAATGATGATTCATGTCATGTTGTCAACTACCACATTTTCAACTCAGGTATACTTATGACTTTACACATTTCCAATCCAGGTATACTTATGACTTTATATTATGGATTGAATGGAAATGTTAAATTCTTACCGGCAAGGTGTGCATTTCAAATTGAACTCCATCAGGCAAGGATGAAAGGGGTTGGGTAGTTCCTTGAACCAGTGTGTGTGGTAGAGGAAGACCATAGAAAGCCAACAATCCCTATTAAATTAAGCAGCATAACTTTCATCCACAAtgagctttgttttttttagatgaCTTAGGTAACATACTAGTACAGTCATACTTAAATTCAAAGTTTGGAAGAGCATGCAAACCTCAACATCTGCTTTTTGATGTCTTCTCAAGGTCTGAATGACAAGTCTAGCTGCTTCTTCAGGTGTCTTAGGAGGAGGTTTTGCCTCTTTCCAAGCATCTACTAACTTTCTATACCTTCAAAAACATTGTAAGGAACAAAGAGTGCACACATAGTTCAAAGGTAAAGACTTGTGAACGTTTTACAGTATTCAATTTAAGTCCCGTTTGGATAATCTTTTCAATAAGTATTCtcaggagaagaaaataagaaaatcaaatgaattaaatttctctAGAAAGTTAAATCAGCTTGGGGAGAAGTTAAATGAGAGAACTTGTATAATCACCTTatacataagctaattttaatttataaaagtttaattcattttaccttcatattttcttctcctaagtGTTTATTAAGAAGTTTATTCAATGAAAGCCTTAGTAAGAAGAACGGGGTTGGTGAGTATACCAATTAGCCTGAGCCTTCTTAGAAGACACAACATGCTTGCTGAGTCCTTCCGGGacctaaaaacattttaaaagggAAAACATAAAGACCTCACAAAACCAATATACCAAATTAGCCGAAAAGCATAAAGACATCACAAAATGAACATGCCAAATTAGCAGAAAAAAACAGAATTACACCAAGAGTAAGTTGTCATGCTTTTAAATTGCGGTCGCAGTTGAGTTGCGGTGAGTCAAACGCTATTTAAAACCATGGAACTAAGTTCCAAATTGTAGGGCTAAAGGGAGCAACATGTATATGTACCTGGGAGGTGATGTCAAAGTGAAAGAGATCATGGGCAAGTGTTGAAACACCAACGGTGGCAGAGGAAACACCGTGTGGTCCAAGTGATTCAGAATCACCAGCTGCTGTGGGCTTGCAGCAATGGCTGTAGAGGAATCTCAGGGCGTTCCCCATGATTCAATCTTATCAAAGGTTGAAACTTTGATGAGAGAAATTGGGAGAGATGAAGAGGGAGAAAACCTAGGGGTGTGGCAACGAATCTGgtatttttattattgggaTCGGGTAACACTTACAAATGGAAatgtgcaaaaagaaaaagaaaattttagaaaCAGAATAGAACAGGTGGCGAATTGTGATTGGCTGTTGTGTTGAATTCTTATTTTTTGCGACGCTGTTGGAGACAAACTGTGGCTGGCAGGTCTTCGTCAACGGTTTAACGTGAAATGTCGGAAACGCTTTTTgagtataaaaaagaaattctgGCTTGGTTTAGGGGCCATTGATGGGGTGGTTAAAACTAATGTGATGCTATCTTTAAAAATTCCAGCATGTATCTAGGCATGTGCAAAgtttttaagagtttaatttatatacacGTAAAATTAATCAGAATTTTGTGATTGTTATTactataaatgataatttattattaaatgattctataaatatcatttatactattatatattatttattaaaatttaagtatgaATACAAATACAATGTGTAATGGATCTTAATTAATGTAACGAGATATtaaatgtttctttttattcttttaaaagatattttttgaattgttaatatgtagaattttaattttatgtatttacttaacttaatattttttgcacagcaaaagaaattaaattaatattttttttaaattatcacaaTTTCCTTAAATGATTACTTTTGGATTCTATTAGGTAGTATAATAAAAACTAAGAATATGTGACCACTTGGTTGGAGTATTAGGCAAtggaatgtaattttttttactgagaaATACTAATagttagtttgttaatttttgttagggAAAATATTCTAGCTAAAGACAATCTATTCCTTCATCCGTCCACTTTGTTAGTTTATAAATAGTTTTGTTTTGTTCGCACTTGGCAGGTACAAATTATAATCTTTTGAGATATTCTATTTCACAAAAATGGAGATAATTGGTAAGGAAAAGTTTCAGAAGATTGTCTcgttcaaaataataattgttcATACTATATAGTGAGGTAGCCAACTAGCCATTTTATTTTACTACTAACTATATAGTTGCCAAGGTTGGCCCTGCGTCAGCAATAGAAAGATAGGGAGGGAAAAAGACAATGCAGTGCAGGATCATTTCAAATGCCTAGCTAAGAGCTTCACTTTAATTTATGAGAAATTTAGCtgtgcattatttttttataatattttatattaaaggaTAGAGAAGacgatgaaagaaagaaaaaagtgcgATAAAATGATGAATGTAATAAAGAAATTCTTTTACAAATAGTACAAACCATACATTATAAAATAGATTATTGGTGAACTTTATTTGGTGCCTAACTTTTCCTGGTGCCCACTTTAGGTTAAGGTAAGGCAAGTTGCAAAAAAAGTAACATAAAAGAAATCTAATGAATTGAATCCTCCCTTAATACAAATGGACTGTAATCAAGAGCTTCAATTGTATGATTAATTTATGAGAAATGTCTATGCAAGGCATGAACATCAATCAGTCTAACCGAAAATTCATGAAAAGGAGCATCCACTTGATTGTACTCACCTAATGGTTAGTTTATAGGGAGTCAATCTCACAAAGAATCCAAGAATACCATAGACCTAGGAACTTTGATCCTCTAGTTGTTACTTTCTGC
This region includes:
- the LOC114399497 gene encoding staphylococcal-like nuclease CAN2; the encoded protein is MGNALRFLYSHCCKPTAAGDSESLGPHGVSSATVGVSTLAHDLFHFDITSQVPEGLSKHVVSSKKAQANWYRKLVDAWKEAKPPPKTPEEAARLVIQTLRRHQKADVEGLLAFYGLPLPHTLVQGTTQPLSSLPDGVQFEMHTLPVDAKAVADGDTITVYVSTTDPRESAFVPGNVHAAAVRRSEARARRNFTEADALHKQIIDSGYRVIPVQNEEILAKKYRIRLRGIDAPESAMPYGKEAKTELTKIVQGKPLRILVYEEDRYGRSVGDIYCNGIFVQEMMLKKGLAWHYVAYDKRPELETWEKQARAKRVGLWASKNPEKPWEWRKDRREAA